The Bacillus carboniphilus genome contains a region encoding:
- a CDS encoding SpoIID/LytB domain-containing protein, with protein MKKLGKVLLALTIVSALLFQGGGSLLAADMEEPMIRIGVIPSAEQIEIGSNGSFEVKDKATGEVLYTGQNEVITAEIGGTAEVKTNYRLQTAWSTSDAYIRDWLSRAELAGYPTYVEAYNGGYRLYIGEFPADASWAERNTFRNVMIAEGFAATDSFWKVITVVEGESSIRVNDVVTTNAIVVTSSDNLVKINGKQYRGAGEVAFNSNGSLAGINELPLEQYLYGVVPHELPPVPYGELEAQKSQAIAARTYAISNLGKRGSDGYDLLQTTSDQVYGGYDSEHPISTDAVEGTRGIVATYDGKLITAVYSSTTGGFTANNEDVWESAAVPYLRGVPDSQRGKAFEHVPTLEVFKNNGNPTSLRAAGNGAFESDWSKYHRWTFEWTAEEISDVLSSYFSTEVGEVYEINVLERSNSGRVLEIEFVTENGTFYEYKDRVRWALKYINASGGQSVLLSTLFYVEPVKDKQTKEVTGFKVYGGGWGHGVGLSQTGAVGMAEKGHTFEEILKHYYQGIELEKRY; from the coding sequence ATGAAGAAGCTTGGTAAAGTTTTATTAGCTTTAACAATTGTAAGCGCTTTACTATTTCAAGGTGGAGGAAGCTTACTAGCAGCTGACATGGAAGAACCTATGATTAGGATTGGTGTTATACCATCAGCTGAACAAATTGAAATTGGAAGTAATGGTTCTTTTGAAGTAAAGGATAAAGCAACTGGTGAGGTTTTATACACTGGTCAGAATGAGGTAATTACTGCTGAGATTGGCGGGACAGCTGAAGTGAAGACAAACTACCGTCTTCAAACGGCATGGTCAACAAGTGATGCTTATATTCGGGATTGGTTATCACGCGCTGAACTTGCAGGATATCCAACCTACGTAGAAGCTTATAACGGTGGATACAGATTGTATATTGGAGAATTTCCTGCTGATGCAAGCTGGGCTGAACGTAATACATTTAGAAATGTAATGATTGCTGAAGGGTTTGCAGCCACAGATTCATTCTGGAAAGTTATAACGGTTGTAGAAGGAGAATCTTCAATTCGAGTAAATGATGTCGTTACAACAAACGCAATTGTCGTTACATCTTCTGATAATCTAGTAAAAATTAACGGTAAACAATACCGTGGAGCAGGTGAAGTTGCTTTTAATAGCAATGGATCACTTGCTGGTATCAATGAATTACCACTTGAACAATACTTATATGGTGTTGTTCCACACGAATTACCTCCTGTACCTTATGGTGAACTTGAAGCACAGAAATCACAAGCAATCGCAGCAAGAACGTATGCTATTTCTAACTTAGGTAAGCGTGGTTCTGATGGATATGACTTGTTACAAACAACATCAGACCAAGTATATGGTGGATATGATTCAGAACATCCAATTTCAACAGATGCTGTTGAGGGGACAAGAGGCATTGTAGCTACGTATGATGGAAAACTCATTACAGCTGTTTATAGTTCAACAACTGGTGGATTCACAGCGAACAATGAAGACGTATGGGAATCTGCTGCCGTTCCTTATTTACGTGGTGTTCCAGATTCTCAACGAGGAAAAGCATTCGAACATGTACCAACATTAGAAGTTTTCAAAAATAACGGTAACCCTACTTCATTAAGAGCTGCAGGTAACGGTGCATTCGAATCAGATTGGTCTAAATACCACCGCTGGACATTTGAGTGGACAGCTGAAGAAATTAGTGATGTATTAAGCAGTTATTTCAGTACTGAAGTCGGAGAGGTTTATGAAATAAACGTATTAGAAAGATCAAATTCTGGAAGAGTACTAGAAATTGAATTTGTTACTGAAAATGGTACTTTCTATGAATATAAAGATCGTGTAAGATGGGCTCTAAAATACATTAATGCAAGTGGTGGGCAAAGCGTCTTACTAAGCACACTATTTTATGTAGAACCAGTAAAGGATAAGCAAACAAAAGAAGTTACTGGCTTCAAAGTATACGGCGGCGGATGGGGCCATGGAGTTGGTCTATCTCAAACAGGTGCTGTAGGTATGGCTGAGAAAGGCCACACATTCGAAGAAATCTTAAAGCACTATTACCAAGGAATTGAATTAGAAAAGAGATATTAA
- a CDS encoding long-chain-fatty-acid--CoA ligase: MTQRPWLKEYPSEIQTELDYGNKPLQAYLKETAKAMPDKEAISFMGKTMTYGELYQSTLKFANYLKDLGIEKNDRIAIMLPNCPQGVIAYYGILMAGGIVVQTNPLYTERELSYQLKDSGARAIITLDILFPRVKKVQNETNVEHIFVTAIKDYLPFPKNLVYPFIQKKQYGIVVKVEHQDNHHLLTHILKNGRTTEFDVEVDFEEDLALLQYTGGTTGFPKGVMLTHKNLVANVLMCRSWMYKCTRGEEIVLGILPFFHVYGMTTVMILSVMEGHKMVLLPKFDPTTTLKTIEKEKPTLFPGAPTIYIGLLNHPELSKYDLSSIDSCISGSAPLPVEVQANFEKVTGGKLVEGYGLTESSPVTHANFLWDKERKKGSIGVPWPDTDAAIFSMEDCEPLPPREVGEIVVKGPQVMKGYWNKPEETDLVLKDGWLYTGDLGYMDEDGYFYVVDRKKDMIIAGGYNIYPREVEEVLYEHEDIQEVVVAGVPDPYRGETVKAYVVLKEGRNLTEEDLNHFARKALAAYKVPRQYEFRKELPKTAVGKILRRALVDEEKRKLQEEEIKNA, translated from the coding sequence ATGACACAAAGGCCTTGGTTAAAAGAGTATCCAAGCGAAATTCAGACAGAATTAGATTATGGAAATAAGCCACTTCAAGCTTATTTGAAAGAAACAGCAAAGGCTATGCCAGATAAAGAGGCCATTAGTTTTATGGGAAAAACCATGACATATGGTGAACTTTATCAGTCTACTCTTAAGTTCGCGAATTACTTAAAAGATTTAGGTATTGAAAAGAATGACAGAATTGCCATTATGCTTCCCAATTGTCCGCAAGGTGTCATTGCGTATTATGGCATTTTAATGGCAGGCGGAATCGTCGTCCAAACCAATCCTCTGTATACTGAACGTGAATTATCCTATCAACTGAAGGATTCTGGCGCAAGAGCGATCATAACGTTAGATATCTTATTTCCTCGTGTGAAGAAGGTACAAAACGAAACAAATGTTGAACATATTTTTGTAACCGCTATCAAAGACTATTTACCATTCCCAAAGAATTTAGTTTATCCATTTATTCAAAAGAAGCAATATGGAATTGTTGTGAAGGTAGAGCATCAGGATAATCACCACTTGCTCACTCACATATTGAAGAATGGAAGAACAACCGAGTTTGATGTGGAAGTAGATTTTGAAGAAGATTTAGCTTTACTTCAGTACACTGGTGGAACAACCGGTTTCCCAAAAGGAGTTATGTTAACTCATAAAAACTTAGTAGCAAATGTTCTAATGTGTAGGTCGTGGATGTATAAGTGTACACGTGGAGAAGAAATTGTTCTGGGGATTCTTCCATTCTTCCATGTGTATGGAATGACTACAGTCATGATTTTATCTGTAATGGAAGGCCATAAGATGGTTCTCCTACCTAAATTTGATCCAACGACAACCTTAAAAACAATAGAAAAGGAAAAACCTACTTTATTCCCGGGTGCTCCTACCATTTATATTGGTTTATTAAATCATCCTGAGTTATCTAAGTATGATTTGTCATCTATTGATTCATGTATTAGTGGATCTGCGCCTTTACCAGTAGAAGTTCAGGCGAATTTCGAGAAGGTAACCGGAGGGAAATTAGTCGAAGGTTACGGATTGACAGAATCTTCACCAGTCACTCATGCCAACTTCTTATGGGATAAGGAACGTAAAAAAGGTAGTATTGGTGTACCATGGCCAGATACAGATGCTGCTATATTCTCGATGGAGGATTGTGAACCATTACCACCAAGGGAAGTTGGGGAGATAGTAGTAAAAGGTCCTCAAGTCATGAAGGGCTATTGGAATAAACCAGAAGAAACAGACTTAGTTCTAAAAGATGGATGGTTATATACAGGTGACTTAGGTTACATGGATGAGGACGGCTATTTCTATGTCGTAGATAGAAAGAAAGACATGATTATAGCTGGTGGATACAATATTTATCCTCGAGAAGTTGAAGAGGTTCTCTATGAACATGAAGACATTCAAGAGGTTGTTGTAGCTGGGGTGCCGGACCCTTATCGTGGAGAAACTGTTAAAGCTTATGTTGTATTAAAGGAAGGTAGAAACCTAACGGAAGAAGATTTAAACCATTTTGCTAGAAAAGCTCTAGCAGCCTATAAAGTCCCAAGACAATATGAGTTTAGAAAAGAATTACCGAAAACAGCCGTTGGTAAAATACTAAGACGTGCATTAGTGGATGAGGAAAAGAGAAAACTACAAGAGGAAGAGATTAAGAATGCATAG